The following proteins come from a genomic window of Palaemon carinicauda isolate YSFRI2023 chromosome 12, ASM3689809v2, whole genome shotgun sequence:
- the LOC137651023 gene encoding uncharacterized protein, which yields MVDRISSMLTKKQTIMRDPLSVGWKLVVSLRFLASVDSNKCPKTSEEWKTVAEVFTNKWNYHNFVGALDRKHVPIKKTKKGGSLYHNYKKFPNIIIMAVVDAKYKFMYVDVGAEGGAVDGGTWSKCIHHAIEQKRVGFPEDSTLPNDDIPIPIHIISEYDFALKTRLMKLYSPTSQAHHEKIYSYRVSHARGVVKNTFSSLKRRLRIFGTSIQQEPKVLQQITTCGCILHNLIPDHYPFAPNDVDHKDTLNTTCYVELGGRNRMSWDN from the exons ATGGTTGACCGCATTTCATCAATGCTCACCAAGAAACAGACGATAATGAGAGATCCTCTATCAGTGGGATGGAAATTGGTTGTCAGCCTCCGCTTCCTGGCAAGTGTGGATTCCAACAAA TGCCCCAAAACTTCTGAGGAGTGGAAGACAGTTGCTGAAGTATTCACAAATAAGTGGAACTACCATAATTTTGTTGGTGCCCTTGATAGAAAGCATGTTCCCATAAAGAAAACCAAGAAAGGAGGATCACTATACCATAACTACAAAAAATTCCCCAACATAATAATCATGGCCGTAGTAGATGCAAAGTACAAGTTCATGTATGTTGACGTAGGTGCTGAAGGAGGTGCTGTTGATGGAGGAACCTGGAGCAAGTGTATCCATCATGCCATCGAGCAAAAGCGAGTTGGATTTCCTGAAGACAGCACTCTACCAAATGATGACATTCCAATCCCCATCCACATAATATCAGAATATGACTTCGCTCTCAAGACACGGCTGATGAAACTTTACTCCCCCACATCCCAGGCTCACCATGAAAAGATCTACAGCTACCGGGTATCCCATGCTCGTGGTGTGGTAAAGAACACATTCAGTAGCCTGAAAAGGAGATTACGAATCTTTGGCACCTCCATACAACAGGAACCTAAAGTACTGCAGCAGATAACCACGTGTGGATGTATCTTGCACAATCTCATACCCGACCACTATCCCTTTGCCCCCAACGACGTCGACCACAAAGATACTCTCAACACAACATGCTACGTGGAACTGGGAGGGAGGAATCGAATGTCATGGGATAACTAA